In Glycine max cultivar Williams 82 chromosome 10, Glycine_max_v4.0, whole genome shotgun sequence, the DNA window ATCTGAGGAATTTGGAGTGAAAAGTGGCATATCAGCAAAATCCAGATTAGAGGGACCATGTTGAACAATTGCACCACTCTCAACCAAATTCTCACCAACTCTCCTAAGAGCTGAACTTGTTTCATTGCTATTGTAGTTGGACCCATCAGACAAAGATGATCCAAAATTCTCTGAACCCTCTTGAGGAAGTGAAGCAGTGGACAAATTATCATTGGTGCTTGATGACCTACCCGTGAGTCTTTGAACAAGAGCCATGAAATCTTTGGCCTTGGTGTGGATAATCTTGGGCGATTCGGTGTAAATGATGATGGGATTAATCCTCTGTGGCCTTTGGA includes these proteins:
- the LOC102663683 gene encoding VQ motif-containing protein 8, chloroplastic → MKAGAKLYGFHEQQPKKVINGPRPSPLMINKDSHMIRKETKLQRPQRINPIIIYTESPKIIHTKAKDFMALVQRLTGRSSSTNDNLSTASLPQEGSENFGSSLSDGSNYNSNETSSALRRVGENLVESGAIVQHGPSNLDFADMPLFTPNSSDFFCSSGSSVYKYSDSPYGVLGSLISPSGLEFMKELPEY